The Dehalococcoidia bacterium region CAGGCCCTTGCGCTTTTCCATGCGCCCGACGAAGAGAATGTTGCGCTTGCCGTCACAGAGCTGCGGCAGCGGCCGCGGCTCGCCGCTGAACGGCGTCAGGTCGACGCCGTTGGGAATGATATTGAAGTAGCCGGCGAAGTAGCGGCTGACCAGGTGCTCGGCCGCGGGCGAGACGGCGATCTTGCCGTCAAGCCGGCGGTAGTAGCGCCGCAAGAGCGTGCGCGTGTAGGAGTAGAGGCGGTTGCCGCCCTCTTTGGCCGCGTGGAATGTGCCGACATTGACGGTTTCAGAATGGCGAAGGAACTGGATCGGCAACACGGGCATCAAGGGCTCGTGCACATGCACGACGTCGAAGCGCTCCTCGCTCAACACCTCTTTCACGCGGCCGCTGAGGCGCAGGTTCAGGGCGATGCGCGCCACCGAGCCGCTGGCGGGAATGGAGCGCGGCTTGCCGATCACAATCGTGCCGCGCGGCGCCGGCGCCAGCTCGTCCGACGATGGTCCGATGATCCTCGTCTCGTGGCCCAAAGCCGCGAAATTCTGCGCGAGGCGCGTGATGTGCGTGTTGACGCCGCCCGGCACGGCGAGGTCGTAGGGTGAGACGAGGGCGATCTTCACGATCCGCGCACTCCCGCGGCCATACGGCCGAGGACTTTGCTCGGCGTCGCCCACAGCGCTCGCGCGGTTTGCCGCGCGATCTGGCCGGCGCCGATCTCGCGCAGTCCGATGTGGCGGCCGAAGGCCGCACTGGTCGCGCCGCTCTCGATCGCACGGCGCAGATCCGCGGCGCTGGAACCCGGAAAGCGGGTGAAGGCCGACCCGATCACCGGCAGATAGTGCGCGTCGCTGCCGCCCACTGGCGCCAGGTGCAGGCGCTCGCGGTTCAGCCCCGCGGCCCGTCGCCGGCTGATCCTGCCCGCCGGCGACGGGTTGGCCAGCTCGATGCCGTCGAACCACAGCCCATCCGCCCGCCGCGCCAGCACCCGCTCGATGCCGTGCCGCCCCAGGCTGCGCGTCAGCGGGCTGAGCGGATGCGGGATCACGGCCAGGCCGCCCTGCGCGTGAATGCGATCCAGTGTTTTCGCCAGCGAGCGGAAGCTCGGCACGCGCTCCTCGATGAAGAGGGCGAGCAGGTGTCCCTCGAGCGTGGTCACTTCCATGCCCGGCACGAAGGCGAAGCCGTAGCCGCGCCCGGCGTGCAGCTCGCGCGCCCGCAGCGCCGGGGCAAGGTCGTCGTGGTCGGTGATCGCAATCGCGCTCAGGCCGCGGCTCGCCGCCTCTGCCAGCACCGCCGCGGGCGTGCCCATGCCGTCGCTGCCCGTGGTGTGGACGTGGAGGTCGGCGGTGCCCGTCGTCGCGCTGGCGCTCAACCCTGCCCCTCCCGACCAGCGGCGGACGGCCGCTCGGCTTCAGTATACGCTCCGTCCACGGCCGCGGCCGGGGTGACGAACCACGGCTCAAGCACCAGCCATTGCTCCGGATGCGCCCGCAAATAGGGGAGATAACGCCGCAGCAGGGCGGCCAGCGCCGCGCGCTGCGCCTCGGGCGCCCGCAGCGTGCGCTCGATCGTGATCGGCGGCAGGAAGATGGCGCGCGTGCCGCGCCGCGTCCACTGCGCGATGGCCGGGATGATCGGGGCGCCGCTGGCGCGGGCCAGATCGATCACGCCCGTTGGCGCCCGCACACTGCCGCCGGCGAACGGCACCGCGACGCCCGTGCCGGTGACGTCGCGGTCGATGAGCAAGGCGACGATGCCGCCGGCGCGCAGCGCCTTAAGCAGTGCACGCGCCCCGGCTACGTCGGCGTATACATAGCGCTGGCCGTGCGCCTCTCGCCACTGCAAAAACAGCGCATTGAGCTGCGGCGGCTGCAACCGCTCGATCATGGCGGTGTAGGACACGCCGCGGACGGCGAAAGCCTGCAGCAGCAGCTCCGTCGGACCGAGGTGAATGCCGGCCACGATCACCCCGTGTCCGGCCGCGCGCGCCGTTTCCACGATCTCGTAGCCTTCGACGGTCATCGCAGCGTGGATGGCGCGGAGATCGCTGACGGGCACGCGCGCCAACTCGACATAATAGCGAACCACGGACCGAAAGGCGCCGATCGCCGCCTGGCGAACGCGGCCCGGCGGCGCTTCGGGCAGCAGGATACGCAGGTTGGTCGAGACCGCCTGGCGCTGAGTCGGCGCCAGCATCCAGGCGAGGCGCCCCGCCAGCGGCGCCAGCAGCCGGCCGCTGGGGCCGCTTCGCTGCAGCACGGCTCCCGCGAGCTGAAAGCCGCGCCAGCGCAGGCTCGCGGCAAGCGGCAGATGGTGGCTGGCGCTCACGTGGCGACGGCGCGGCCGGCCGCAACCGGAGTGCGCCGCGGCCACATGCGGCGGAACATGTACCACTGCTCCGGATGGCGCCGAATCACGCGCTCATGCGCCTGCAAGATGCGCCGGGTAAGCAGCCGAACGTCATGTTCGAGGTCGCCGCTGTTGGGCAACTCGATCTCGAAGTCCGCGATTACCCGCACGCGGTCGCTCCAGGCGTGGCTGCGCAACTGGCTGACCGCGATCACCTTGGCGCCGGTGCGCAGGGCGATGCGGGCGGGTCCGGCGGGCACGCGGATCGGCGCGCCGAAGAACTCGACCTCGATGCCGCCGTCGTCCAGCGGCCGGTCGATCAAGATGGCGAGCGTTTCATTGCGGCGCATCGAGCGGATGATGCCGGTCGCCGCCTTCTCCATCGGGATCAGCTTGACGCCGTGCTTCGTTCGCGCGGCGACCAGATCGTCGTTCAGCCGGCCATGGTCCTGCGTCTCGGCGATGGCGTTGAAGGCGTAGCCGCGCTGCGCCAGCACCGGCCCGCCGAGGTCCCAGTTGCCGAAATGCATGAGCACGAGAATGCAGCCACGGCCCTGCGCCAGCGCGGCGTCGTAGCGCTCCCATGCGTTGAACTCGAAGCGTTCGGCGAGCTGCGGGGCCGTCAGCTCGGGCAGGCGAATGAAGTCGACCAGGTACTTGGCGTAGTTGACGAACGAGCGTCTGGCGATGCGGCGCGCCTGCCGCCGCCGGCCCGACCCGAGTACACGACCCATGTTTGCGCTGGCGTTGGCGCGTTGTTCCGGCATGAAAAGCCAGGCCACGTAGGCGCCCAGCACCGCGCCGGCGTAGGAGAGGCGCAGCGGCGCCCGCACCACCAGCCAGCGCGCCAGGCAGAAGAGCCGGTAGACCACGGCATCGGCTTCCCGCAGCGAATTGCGCGCCGGAGCACGCGCGCCCGATCATAGCGAGCCGGCGCCGGCGCGAACAAATGCCGGGCCCGCGGCGCCGCCTGGGAAGGATACGGCCGCCGCCCCTTCCGAGACCCGCAACCGCTGCTCGTAGCCGATCGCGACACAAGCATCTGTGCCATGATTGGGCCAGGGCCGGCGCTGGCGCCGGTGGCCCGGACGGATGCCGCTCCGGCGGGCAGCCCGGAACGGGTCGGGTGTTGTGCGTAGAGCAAGGCGTGGGAGGCTAAGAGTGAACTGGCAGCAGCGGTACGCGGAGAAGCTGGCGACTCCCGAGCAGGCGGTCAAGCGCATACAGCCCGGAAGCGTGGTCGGCGTGGCGCCGTTCAGCACGACCCCGTACACGCTCTGCGAGGCGCTGATCGCCCGTGTCGAGGCCGGTGATCTGACGAACATCCGTATTGATCACCCGGCAGCGCTGGTCTCCTGGACGCAGCCGAGTCTCGCCGGCCACGTCGAGTTGCACGACAACTACGCTACGCCGCCCAACCGCGCCGCCTGCCACGCCGGCGAGATGGAGTACCTGCCGATC contains the following coding sequences:
- a CDS encoding glycosyltransferase family 4 protein, whose product is MKIALVSPYDLAVPGGVNTHITRLAQNFAALGHETRIIGPSSDELAPAPRGTIVIGKPRSIPASGSVARIALNLRLSGRVKEVLSEERFDVVHVHEPLMPVLPIQFLRHSETVNVGTFHAAKEGGNRLYSYTRTLLRRYYRRLDGKIAVSPAAEHLVSRYFAGYFNIIPNGVDLTPFSGEPRPLPQLCDGKRNILFVGRMEKRKGLAYLLRAYPLIKGELPNTRLVIVGDGRLREGYERYVRKHELADVIFTGYVSDADIPRYYHSADVCCFPATGNESQGYVLLEAMAAGKPLVASNIEGYASVITDEVEGRLTRPQDSEGLALALVHLLADDRARHEMAERARLSAQQYSWDRIAHKVLSYYERLLYERGIHPGKVCPGPQS
- a CDS encoding CehA/McbA family metallohydrolase; protein product: MSASATTGTADLHVHTTGSDGMGTPAAVLAEAASRGLSAIAITDHDDLAPALRARELHAGRGYGFAFVPGMEVTTLEGHLLALFIEERVPSFRSLAKTLDRIHAQGGLAVIPHPLSPLTRSLGRHGIERVLARRADGLWFDGIELANPSPAGRISRRRAAGLNRERLHLAPVGGSDAHYLPVIGSAFTRFPGSSAADLRRAIESGATSAAFGRHIGLREIGAGQIARQTARALWATPSKVLGRMAAGVRGS
- a CDS encoding lysophospholipid acyltransferase family protein; translation: MSASHHLPLAASLRWRGFQLAGAVLQRSGPSGRLLAPLAGRLAWMLAPTQRQAVSTNLRILLPEAPPGRVRQAAIGAFRSVVRYYVELARVPVSDLRAIHAAMTVEGYEIVETARAAGHGVIVAGIHLGPTELLLQAFAVRGVSYTAMIERLQPPQLNALFLQWREAHGQRYVYADVAGARALLKALRAGGIVALLIDRDVTGTGVAVPFAGGSVRAPTGVIDLARASGAPIIPAIAQWTRRGTRAIFLPPITIERTLRAPEAQRAALAALLRRYLPYLRAHPEQWLVLEPWFVTPAAAVDGAYTEAERPSAAGREGQG
- a CDS encoding lysophospholipid acyltransferase family protein → MVYRLFCLARWLVVRAPLRLSYAGAVLGAYVAWLFMPEQRANASANMGRVLGSGRRRQARRIARRSFVNYAKYLVDFIRLPELTAPQLAERFEFNAWERYDAALAQGRGCILVLMHFGNWDLGGPVLAQRGYAFNAIAETQDHGRLNDDLVAARTKHGVKLIPMEKAATGIIRSMRRNETLAILIDRPLDDGGIEVEFFGAPIRVPAGPARIALRTGAKVIAVSQLRSHAWSDRVRVIADFEIELPNSGDLEHDVRLLTRRILQAHERVIRRHPEQWYMFRRMWPRRTPVAAGRAVAT